DNA sequence from the Phaeobacter sp. G2 genome:
CGAGTTTTATGGAGGCCACTGCCGCCGTCGCGGTACAGCCCGATTTCGCCGACGTTCCGGCCAAGCCGATCAACCTGACCGTCGATTACCTCAGACCCGGTGTGAAGGGACCGCTTTTTGCGCGCGCAAACGTCACGCGCAAGGGCAAGCGGATGGCAAGCGTCAGCGTGCTCAGCTGGCAGACGGATCGGGAAAAGGCGGTTGCCGAAGGGCTGTATCACTTCCTTCTGGTCTGACCACTGCGACTGCTTTCAGGTCGTGCCTTGTCCTGTGGACGGGGCGGTTTCCCGGTTGCAAATTCCTTCCAGCAGAAGCTTGATGAGCATACCGGAGAACTCAGGCAGTGAGAGATACCCTTCCACTCCTGCCTTGTTCGGGTCGAACCACTCTACCGTCCAGTTCAAGGCACCCAACATCACCTGGCGCAAAGGAACGATCTTGATATCCGACCTTATGGCACCGTCTTGCTGCGCTTCGCGAAGGATCATGTCCCAAAGTCGTCCGTAGTCGTGGCGAATGCCTCGGTGCCTTTCCCGAAAGTGGTTGGGCAGCATCCCATAACTTCTGATGTTCGCTGAGGTGAACTCGCTTGCCTTAAAGAGAAAATCGAGATGCGTCCAGATTGCGGTTGCTATTCTGGTGTGATGATCGCATGGGGAATCGAACTTCTGAACGGCTGCACTGACACCGGATAGCAGATCGCTTAACCCTTCGTTGAGTACCTCGTCCACG
Encoded proteins:
- a CDS encoding PaaI family thioesterase, which produces MDLQTVNAHVSRVPFFRFLNFEVQSLDSLHAEAEMTFDDRHIGNPIMEYYHGGIIASFMEATAAVAVQPDFADVPAKPINLTVDYLRPGVKGPLFARANVTRKGKRMASVSVLSWQTDREKAVAEGLYHFLLV